One window from the genome of Frankiales bacterium encodes:
- a CDS encoding cob(I)yrinic acid a,c-diamide adenosyltransferase produces the protein MVNLTRIYTRTGDDGTTALGDMSRVGKDDLRLAAYADTDETNSALGVALALGDLAPDVVALLTRVQNELFDVGADLSTPVVADPAHPPLRVEQDYVDRLEAACDTYNALLAPLRSFVLPGGTPGSALLHVARTVARRAERSTWAALAVHGETMNPLTATYLNRLSDLLFILARHANLSGGGDVLWKPGGDR, from the coding sequence ATGGTCAACCTCACCCGGATCTACACGCGCACCGGCGACGACGGCACCACGGCGCTGGGCGACATGTCCCGCGTGGGCAAGGACGACCTGCGGCTCGCCGCCTACGCCGACACCGACGAGACCAACTCCGCGCTCGGCGTGGCGCTCGCCCTCGGCGACCTGGCCCCCGACGTGGTCGCGCTGCTCACCCGGGTGCAGAACGAGCTGTTCGACGTCGGCGCCGACCTCAGCACCCCGGTGGTGGCCGACCCGGCCCACCCGCCGCTGCGCGTGGAGCAGGACTACGTCGACCGGCTCGAGGCCGCGTGCGACACCTACAACGCCCTGCTCGCGCCGCTGCGCTCGTTCGTCCTCCCCGGCGGCACGCCCGGATCGGCCCTGCTGCACGTGGCCCGCACCGTCGCCCGCAGGGCCGAGCGCTCCACCTGGGCGGCCCTCGCGGTGCACGGCGAGACGATGAACCCGCTGACCGCCACCTACCTCAACCGGCTATCGGACCTGCTGTTCATCCTCGCCCGCCACGCCAACCTCTCCGGCGGCGGCGACGTGCTCTGGAAGCCCGGCGGCGACCGCTAG
- the atpD gene encoding F0F1 ATP synthase subunit beta has translation MTATTETTTGVGRVARVTGPVVDVEFPVEAMPELYNALHVDVLDPSGEGTKTLTLEVAQHIGDNMVRTISMQPTDGLVRGADVRDTGDSITVPVGDVTKGHVWNTLGKPLDVEESTLQITERWGIHRQAPSFDQLESKTEVFWTGIKVIDLLTPYVKGGKIGLFGGAGVGKTVLIQEMINRVAENFGGVSVFAGVGERTREGNDLFGEMTESGVINKTALVFGQMDEPPGTRLRVALSALTMAEYFRDVQKQDVLLFIDNIFRFTQAGSEVSTLLGRMPSAVGYQPTLADEMGQLQERITSTRGHSITSLQAIYVPADDLTDPAPATTFAHLDATTTLSRPISELGIYPAVDPLDSTSRILDPRYIGDEHYRVAARVKEILQRYKDLQDIIAILGIDELSEEDKILVGRARRIQRFLSQNLFVAEQFTGQPGSFVPVEETIASFKALTEGEYDHLPEQAFFLCGGVEDVEKNAAKLAG, from the coding sequence ATGACTGCAACGACTGAGACCACGACCGGCGTCGGCCGGGTCGCCCGGGTGACCGGACCGGTCGTCGACGTGGAGTTCCCCGTCGAGGCGATGCCGGAGCTCTACAACGCCCTGCACGTCGACGTGCTCGACCCGTCGGGGGAGGGCACGAAGACCCTCACCCTCGAGGTCGCCCAGCACATCGGTGACAACATGGTGCGCACCATCTCCATGCAGCCCACCGACGGCCTCGTGCGCGGAGCCGACGTCCGCGACACCGGCGACTCGATCACCGTGCCCGTCGGCGACGTCACCAAGGGCCACGTGTGGAACACGCTGGGCAAGCCGCTCGACGTCGAGGAGTCGACCCTTCAGATCACCGAGCGCTGGGGGATCCACCGCCAGGCGCCGAGCTTCGACCAGCTCGAGAGCAAGACCGAGGTGTTCTGGACCGGCATCAAGGTCATCGACCTGCTCACCCCCTACGTCAAGGGCGGCAAGATCGGCCTGTTCGGCGGTGCGGGCGTCGGCAAGACGGTCCTCATCCAGGAGATGATCAACCGCGTCGCGGAGAACTTCGGCGGTGTGTCGGTCTTCGCCGGCGTGGGCGAGCGCACCCGTGAGGGCAACGACCTCTTCGGCGAGATGACCGAGTCCGGCGTCATCAACAAGACCGCGCTGGTCTTCGGCCAGATGGACGAGCCGCCGGGCACCCGCCTGCGCGTGGCGCTCTCGGCGCTCACCATGGCCGAGTACTTCCGCGACGTGCAGAAGCAGGACGTGCTGCTGTTCATCGACAACATCTTCCGCTTCACCCAGGCGGGCTCCGAGGTGTCGACGCTGCTCGGCCGCATGCCCTCGGCCGTGGGCTACCAGCCCACGCTGGCCGACGAGATGGGCCAGCTCCAGGAGCGGATCACCTCGACCCGCGGCCACTCGATCACCTCGCTCCAGGCGATCTACGTGCCCGCCGACGACCTCACCGACCCCGCGCCGGCGACGACGTTCGCGCACCTCGACGCGACCACGACGCTGTCGCGGCCGATCTCCGAGCTCGGCATCTACCCCGCGGTCGACCCGCTCGACTCCACCTCGCGCATCCTCGACCCGCGCTACATCGGCGACGAGCACTACCGCGTCGCGGCTCGCGTCAAGGAGATCCTCCAGCGCTACAAGGACCTCCAGGACATCATCGCGATCCTCGGCATCGACGAGCTCTCCGAGGAGGACAAGATCCTCGTGGGCCGGGCCCGGCGCATCCAGCGGTTCCTCTCGCAGAACCTCTTCGTGGCCGAGCAGTTCACCGGCCAGCCCGGCTCCTTCGTGCCGGTCGAGGAGACGATCGCCTCGTTCAAGGCGCTCACCGAGGGCGAGTACGACCACCTGCCCGAGCAGGCCTTCTTCCTCTGCGGCGGCGTCGAGGACGTCGAGAAGAACGCCGCGAAGCTGGCCGGCTGA
- a CDS encoding F0F1 ATP synthase subunit epsilon, whose amino-acid sequence MAELIVSLVAVDRKVWSGTASLVVAKTLEGEIGIMPNHEPVLALLADSPVRITTTEGRVISAAVHGGFFAVDSNHVSILAESAELGGEIDVERARLALERAMAAGDDTEDEKAAVSRAETRLKVAISEQHKEHAADSGGRRPGT is encoded by the coding sequence ATGGCCGAGCTCATCGTCAGCCTCGTCGCCGTCGACCGGAAGGTGTGGTCGGGCACGGCGTCGCTGGTGGTCGCGAAGACGCTCGAGGGCGAGATCGGCATCATGCCCAACCACGAGCCGGTCCTCGCGCTGCTGGCGGACTCCCCGGTGCGCATCACCACCACCGAGGGCCGGGTCATCTCCGCCGCGGTCCACGGCGGCTTCTTCGCGGTCGACTCCAACCACGTGTCGATCCTCGCGGAGTCCGCGGAGCTCGGCGGCGAGATCGACGTCGAGCGGGCCCGGCTCGCCCTGGAGCGGGCGATGGCGGCCGGTGACGACACCGAGGACGAGAAGGCCGCGGTCAGCCGCGCCGAGACCCGGCTCAAGGTGGCGATCTCCGAGCAGCACAAGGAGCACGCCGCGGACTCCGGCGGGCGCCGCCCCGGCACCTGA